Proteins co-encoded in one Arthrobacter alpinus genomic window:
- a CDS encoding NADH-ubiquinone oxidoreductase-F iron-sulfur binding region domain-containing protein — protein sequence MTPQRAASVSAAQGWDGAANYQLFAAGSNPTFGVHEQTFGPLSLETIGADFISVLEQSGLTGRGGAAFASWRKLAATDQGRGGALLGAKPVVIANGAEGEPLSFKDKTLLTHAPHLVIDGLLIAGRAVSASLLYIYTTPSAMRSVQAAVAGRRDARKIKVTEAPESFISGEASAVVNSIANGIALPLDNRRRLSESGVKGRPTLVLNVETLAHVALIARHGVGWFRSVGSERDPGTRLISVSGHCAEQVLEVEGDASLASILGRAGVDRSDVRAVLVGGYHGQWVRPLDYTLSPSGPAGQVIRPGAGVLHVLSTGDCGLEATARMLSYLAGESAKQCGPCMFGLPAMARVLNAIAYGAPDPSLVGELQRLGNLVGGRGACHHPDGALRLVASALETFSDDVKAHLSGSCTRTLRRTA from the coding sequence ATGACGCCGCAACGTGCAGCTTCCGTTTCTGCCGCCCAAGGCTGGGACGGTGCGGCCAACTACCAGCTCTTCGCCGCCGGATCCAACCCGACCTTCGGCGTCCATGAACAAACGTTTGGCCCATTGTCGTTGGAGACCATCGGCGCAGACTTCATCTCCGTGTTGGAGCAATCCGGGTTGACAGGTCGCGGCGGCGCAGCGTTCGCTTCGTGGCGCAAGCTCGCTGCGACGGACCAGGGCCGCGGTGGTGCGCTGCTGGGAGCCAAGCCGGTGGTGATAGCTAACGGGGCGGAGGGAGAACCCCTCAGTTTCAAGGACAAGACCTTGCTGACCCACGCACCGCACCTTGTTATTGATGGGCTCTTGATCGCCGGACGCGCAGTGTCCGCCTCGCTGTTGTACATTTACACCACACCGTCGGCCATGCGTTCGGTTCAAGCTGCCGTGGCGGGGCGCCGCGATGCGCGCAAAATCAAGGTAACCGAAGCCCCTGAATCGTTCATCTCGGGGGAGGCAAGCGCCGTGGTCAACAGCATCGCCAACGGTATTGCACTGCCTCTGGATAACCGACGCCGGCTCAGCGAATCCGGCGTCAAGGGCCGGCCGACTCTGGTGCTGAATGTTGAGACCCTGGCCCACGTGGCCCTCATTGCCCGCCATGGGGTGGGTTGGTTCCGTTCGGTTGGCTCGGAGCGGGACCCCGGGACGCGGCTCATCTCCGTCTCTGGCCATTGCGCCGAGCAGGTGCTGGAAGTGGAAGGAGACGCAAGCCTAGCCAGCATTCTGGGCCGTGCCGGCGTCGATCGCTCAGATGTCAGGGCAGTTTTGGTGGGCGGCTACCACGGACAGTGGGTGCGGCCGCTGGACTATACCTTGTCACCGTCGGGTCCGGCGGGCCAGGTGATCCGCCCCGGCGCGGGTGTGCTGCACGTCCTCTCAACCGGGGATTGCGGGTTGGAAGCCACCGCCCGTATGCTCAGCTACCTGGCTGGAGAATCCGCCAAACAGTGCGGGCCGTGCATGTTTGGCCTACCGGCCATGGCCCGAGTCCTGAATGCGATCGCTTACGGCGCCCCGGACCCGAGTCTGGTTGGGGAACTGCAGCGATTGGGCAACCTGGTGGGTGGACGTGGAGCCTGCCACCATCCGGATGGGGCGCTCCGCTTGGTCGCCAGTGCTCTGGAGACATTTTCCGACGACGTCAAGGCCCATCTTTCGGGAAGCTGCACCAGAACGCTCAGGAGGACCGCATGA
- a CDS encoding ferric reductase-like transmembrane domain-containing protein translates to MDNAMWAFGRVSGFASLALLTVSVLLGILTRSGRPLPGIPRFSITLIHRNISLLATVFLFLHVGSLMLDSYAKLTVTDVVVPFLGAFKPFWQGLGTVAFDLVLALMVTGLLRQRIGQRTFRAVHWFSYAMWPIALAHAIGNGTNGTSKWFLVLAAGSVAAVGAAVAWRLSINFLETAKARTGALR, encoded by the coding sequence ATGGATAACGCCATGTGGGCCTTTGGCAGGGTGAGCGGATTCGCCTCCCTGGCGTTGCTTACCGTGAGCGTACTTTTGGGTATATTGACCCGCTCGGGGCGGCCATTACCTGGGATACCGCGCTTCTCCATAACGTTGATACACCGCAACATCTCCTTGCTGGCAACAGTCTTCCTTTTCCTCCATGTGGGGTCGTTGATGCTGGACTCTTATGCGAAACTCACCGTGACCGACGTCGTTGTCCCCTTCCTGGGGGCCTTCAAACCGTTCTGGCAGGGCCTTGGCACCGTCGCGTTCGATCTGGTTCTGGCCCTGATGGTCACGGGGTTGCTGCGCCAGCGCATTGGCCAGCGGACTTTTCGCGCCGTCCACTGGTTCAGCTACGCCATGTGGCCCATTGCTCTGGCCCACGCCATAGGCAATGGCACCAACGGGACAAGCAAGTGGTTCCTGGTGCTGGCCGCTGGGTCAGTGGCGGCCGTAGGCGCTGCAGTAGCGTGGCGCTTGTCAATAAACTTTTTGGAAACCGCAAAAGCACGAACAGGAGCCCTGAGATGA
- a CDS encoding FAD:protein FMN transferase, with translation MESSKSWEVWGLEATLTVTEAGLASAAEGVVRDEIASVDQACSRFRPDSELTSLQPGLAAGARVSPLLALLVASALDAAKWTGGDVDPTLGMDLAALGYDRDLAQVRLHPDGAAVAVTRTQPRTPGWQRVSIDRQILTVPEDLRLDLGATAKAVAADRAAARVAAELGCGVLVSLGGDIATAGPSPEGGWQVLVQDLSQDPSQQLTLKAGNAMATSSTQKRRWQHAGHTVHHILDPRFGLPAEPVWRTVTVAATSALLANAFSTAGIVRGFAAPEWFDRIGVVARLVDAQGRIVTTGGWPKDQPSFQPASMAATGAGSNG, from the coding sequence GTGGAGTCTTCAAAATCCTGGGAAGTGTGGGGGCTGGAGGCTACCCTTACCGTCACCGAGGCCGGCTTGGCCAGCGCCGCCGAAGGTGTGGTCCGTGACGAGATCGCCAGCGTGGATCAGGCTTGCAGCCGCTTCCGCCCGGATTCGGAGCTGACGAGCCTGCAACCGGGTCTTGCTGCCGGTGCCAGGGTGAGCCCGCTGCTGGCTCTGCTGGTTGCCAGCGCCCTCGATGCTGCCAAGTGGACAGGGGGCGATGTTGACCCCACCCTTGGCATGGACCTGGCAGCCTTAGGCTACGACAGAGACCTTGCCCAGGTGCGGCTCCATCCCGACGGCGCCGCCGTTGCCGTCACCCGCACGCAACCACGCACCCCAGGATGGCAGCGAGTGTCCATTGACAGGCAAATCCTCACCGTCCCGGAGGATCTTCGGCTCGACCTGGGGGCCACGGCCAAGGCCGTCGCCGCGGACCGCGCCGCAGCGCGAGTGGCGGCGGAGCTCGGATGCGGTGTTCTGGTCTCCCTGGGTGGTGACATCGCCACGGCCGGTCCCAGCCCGGAGGGCGGCTGGCAGGTGCTGGTCCAGGACCTGTCGCAGGATCCCAGCCAGCAGCTTACCCTCAAGGCTGGCAATGCCATGGCCACCTCGAGCACACAGAAGCGGCGGTGGCAGCATGCCGGACACACTGTCCACCACATCCTGGACCCCAGGTTTGGGCTTCCGGCGGAGCCAGTCTGGCGGACCGTCACCGTGGCAGCCACCTCAGCCCTACTGGCAAATGCTTTCAGCACCGCTGGGATCGTCCGCGGATTCGCGGCCCCGGAATGGTTTGACCGGATTGGCGTTGTTGCGCGCCTCGTTGACGCGCAGGGCCGCATTGTCACCACGGGGGGATGGCCCAAGGACCAGCCCTCATTTCAACCAGCAAGCATGGCCGCGACGGGAGCTGGATCAAATGGATAA
- a CDS encoding sensor histidine kinase, with amino-acid sequence MNARDAAELRHAVVRLALQFTILIVVLLAMMGVLLYSIVAAGTAEALDRSLVNATRVDSPHDAPPGVYVAVFHEGDLSVSPAMPVGLPDIAAMNRVDATQSDEKSGFSAGGRNYEVLTTIHDDRVVQAAVDTHEGRESLDRLIWAIVVAVAAAALVSAATSVWMARRAMRPMVESLALQRRFVADASHELRTPLTLLSTRAQMLHRKLLGPGLTPEEVSEEVERIVQDSKLLTGILEDLLISADPREAVDHTPVDVLGVARHAVAVAAPQAQKQSIVLGVVSAAGPVIVQGSPVALLRVFTALISNALDHAITTVTVDVGVDGGDVRILVSDDGPGFAPGTEGRAFERFSSARAGAGTASGSRHYGLGLALVAEIVALHHGKVLVESASPGGGATVVVVLPLLGKGKAHIHR; translated from the coding sequence ATGAACGCCAGGGATGCTGCCGAGCTCCGCCACGCTGTGGTGCGCCTGGCATTGCAATTCACCATTCTGATAGTGGTTTTGCTGGCCATGATGGGTGTTTTGCTGTACTCCATAGTTGCTGCCGGCACTGCTGAAGCCTTGGATAGGTCACTGGTGAATGCGACCCGGGTGGACTCACCCCACGATGCGCCGCCGGGAGTTTATGTTGCTGTGTTCCACGAGGGCGATCTGAGCGTCTCTCCGGCCATGCCCGTGGGCCTTCCTGACATTGCCGCGATGAACCGAGTGGACGCGACACAATCGGATGAAAAGTCGGGTTTCTCGGCTGGGGGAAGAAACTACGAGGTGTTGACCACCATCCATGATGACAGGGTGGTCCAGGCTGCGGTGGATACCCATGAGGGCCGCGAATCACTCGACCGCCTGATCTGGGCCATAGTGGTTGCCGTCGCGGCGGCGGCACTTGTTTCGGCTGCCACGTCGGTGTGGATGGCAAGGCGCGCCATGCGCCCCATGGTGGAGAGCCTGGCCTTGCAGCGACGGTTCGTTGCCGATGCCAGCCACGAACTTCGAACGCCATTGACCTTGCTCAGCACACGGGCCCAAATGCTGCACCGAAAACTGCTGGGACCAGGTCTGACTCCGGAGGAGGTTTCCGAGGAGGTGGAGAGGATTGTCCAGGACTCCAAGCTGTTGACAGGAATTTTAGAAGATTTGCTGATATCCGCTGACCCTAGGGAGGCTGTTGACCACACTCCCGTCGACGTGCTCGGGGTTGCACGCCATGCGGTTGCTGTGGCGGCGCCCCAGGCGCAGAAACAGTCAATAGTGCTGGGCGTGGTCAGTGCTGCAGGCCCCGTCATAGTGCAAGGATCTCCAGTGGCGCTACTGCGGGTCTTCACGGCCTTGATCTCCAATGCCCTGGACCATGCCATAACTACTGTCACGGTTGATGTTGGTGTAGACGGAGGGGATGTACGCATTCTGGTCTCCGATGACGGCCCCGGGTTTGCCCCGGGCACAGAGGGAAGGGCGTTCGAACGGTTTTCCTCGGCAAGGGCAGGAGCAGGCACTGCAAGCGGCAGCCGCCACTATGGGCTCGGCCTAGCCTTGGTGGCCGAGATTGTTGCCCTGCACCATGGAAAAGTCTTGGTGGAATCGGCTTCGCCGGGCGGCGGTGCCACGGTGGTGGTAGTTCTTCCGCTGCTAGGCAAGGGCAAAGCCCATATACATCGCTGA
- a CDS encoding response regulator transcription factor, producing MADEPSVLLVEDDAALASMLADLLGGEGCNVVVAADGQRALHEGLSRHFDVMVMDRGLPAIEGLEVLERLRRKGITTPALILSALSNPADRVEGLDRGAEDYLGKPFDIEELLARIRALLRRHADTSFMVRVPGGALDVGTRTVALDGGTKVVLSERECEFLEHLARRPQQVFTRTGLLESVFADADDGGVVDTYVHYLRKKLGRSCVLTVRGLGYVLGPLA from the coding sequence ATGGCTGATGAACCGAGTGTGTTGCTGGTGGAGGATGACGCCGCCCTTGCTTCGATGTTGGCTGACTTGCTGGGCGGCGAGGGCTGCAACGTTGTCGTGGCAGCTGACGGCCAGCGGGCCCTGCATGAGGGCCTTAGCCGGCACTTCGATGTCATGGTGATGGATAGGGGTCTGCCAGCAATTGAGGGATTGGAGGTGTTGGAGCGGCTGCGACGCAAAGGGATCACCACACCGGCGCTCATACTTTCGGCACTGAGTAATCCGGCGGACCGGGTGGAAGGGCTGGACAGGGGAGCCGAGGACTATTTGGGCAAGCCCTTTGACATTGAGGAATTATTAGCGCGAATCCGTGCCCTGCTGCGGCGCCATGCGGACACGTCCTTTATGGTGCGGGTTCCGGGGGGTGCCCTTGATGTGGGCACCCGGACGGTGGCGCTCGACGGCGGCACCAAGGTGGTGCTGTCCGAACGTGAATGCGAGTTTTTGGAGCATCTGGCGCGCAGACCGCAGCAGGTCTTCACCAGGACGGGCCTTTTGGAGTCGGTCTTTGCTGATGCCGACGATGGCGGCGTGGTTGATACCTACGTGCATTATCTCCGCAAGAAACTGGGCCGATCATGTGTGCTGACGGTCCGGGGTCTGGGGTATGTCCTGGGACCGCTGGCATGA
- a CDS encoding pyridoxamine 5'-phosphate oxidase family protein, with amino-acid sequence MRDHAVAPKADILTAEQCWKLLGETSVGRLAVNVNGRPDVFPVNYKIDGESLIFRTGDGTKLNAITEDANVALESDAVSAEFGMAWSVVVKGRAEPISAESPALNSTVQGLFPWQGVGKNHLIRIVPETVTGRRFTLDASMTWNVPLSTAIRAGLE; translated from the coding sequence ATGAGAGACCATGCAGTGGCACCCAAAGCAGACATCCTAACGGCCGAGCAATGCTGGAAGCTCTTAGGAGAGACGTCGGTCGGCCGCCTCGCCGTGAACGTGAACGGTCGCCCCGACGTTTTCCCCGTCAACTACAAAATCGACGGAGAATCACTCATCTTCCGGACAGGTGACGGCACAAAACTGAACGCGATCACTGAAGACGCGAATGTCGCTTTGGAATCGGATGCTGTTAGCGCCGAATTTGGCATGGCGTGGAGTGTGGTCGTCAAGGGACGAGCTGAACCTATCTCAGCAGAAAGCCCCGCGTTGAACTCCACCGTTCAAGGGTTGTTTCCCTGGCAGGGCGTCGGGAAAAACCATCTGATCCGCATTGTTCCGGAAACTGTGACGGGACGGCGTTTCACCTTGGACGCCTCCATGACATGGAATGTTCCTCTGTCCACCGCAATCCGTGCCGGGCTGGAATAG
- a CDS encoding zinc-dependent alcohol dehydrogenase family protein → MKALVYKGPGVKQWMDVPMPQLLNPSDVIVRVDTTTICGTDLHILKGDVPAVQVGRILGHEGVGTISEIGTGVKDFAVGDRVIISCIKSCGHCVNCRVNLYSHCLGAEGASGTGWVFGHLIDGTQAEYVRVPYADNSLHKVPDGVTDVQAVMLSDILPTGFEIGVLAGQVKPGDVVAIIGAGPVGLAAMMTAGLCGAATVIAIDIDPGRLEQAKKFGATDIVVSGAADWKEQVLALTDGAGVNAAIEAVGVAETFAMALDIVRPGGHVANIGVHGKPVELHLEELWIRNISITMGLVNANTTPMLLKLVASHKIPAEWFATHFFTLDQMIEAYETFSNATTTKALKVVISRVDRA, encoded by the coding sequence ATGAAGGCACTGGTATATAAAGGCCCCGGAGTCAAACAGTGGATGGACGTTCCGATGCCTCAACTACTCAATCCCAGCGACGTCATTGTCCGCGTCGACACCACCACCATTTGCGGAACGGATCTACACATTCTCAAGGGAGATGTCCCTGCCGTCCAAGTTGGCCGAATTTTGGGCCATGAAGGTGTGGGTACCATTTCGGAAATCGGCACGGGTGTCAAGGACTTCGCGGTCGGCGACCGCGTCATTATCTCGTGCATCAAGTCATGCGGGCACTGCGTCAATTGCCGCGTCAATTTGTATTCTCATTGTCTCGGAGCGGAGGGTGCGTCCGGGACTGGTTGGGTGTTCGGCCACCTGATTGATGGGACGCAGGCGGAATACGTACGCGTCCCGTACGCCGACAATTCCCTGCACAAAGTGCCCGACGGCGTGACGGACGTTCAGGCGGTCATGCTCTCCGACATTTTGCCCACAGGGTTCGAAATCGGTGTGCTGGCGGGCCAGGTCAAGCCCGGGGATGTGGTGGCGATTATTGGCGCGGGTCCAGTTGGTCTTGCAGCGATGATGACAGCCGGGCTGTGTGGGGCGGCGACAGTCATCGCCATTGATATTGACCCCGGGAGGTTGGAACAAGCCAAGAAATTTGGGGCAACAGACATTGTCGTGTCGGGCGCGGCTGATTGGAAGGAACAGGTTCTTGCACTCACAGACGGTGCCGGAGTGAATGCAGCCATTGAGGCCGTTGGCGTGGCCGAGACATTTGCGATGGCCCTGGACATCGTTCGGCCCGGCGGTCACGTCGCCAACATCGGAGTCCATGGCAAGCCGGTAGAACTGCACTTGGAGGAGCTATGGATTCGCAACATCTCCATCACCATGGGCCTAGTCAACGCAAATACGACACCCATGCTGCTCAAGTTGGTTGCCTCACACAAGATCCCGGCTGAATGGTTCGCTACACATTTTTTCACCCTTGACCAGATGATAGAAGCCTACGAGACGTTTTCAAATGCCACCACAACCAAGGCGCTAAAAGTAGTCATCTCACGAGTTGACCGAGCGTAA
- a CDS encoding NAD(P)-dependent alcohol dehydrogenase, translating to MKVTAAVARGNAAPFTIEQLELDALRPNEVRVRLVATGICHTDVLVRDGVYPTPLPAVLGHEGAGVVEEVGISVVSVVPGDHVVLAAAYCGYCKSCRSGHMAYCENLMAADFAGRRADGGTSLSNDGEVISSHFFGQSSFATYANVVEESVVRVAKDVPLEHLGPLGCGINTGAGTVLNELKPEIGSSLVVFGAGAVGCSSIMAAKIADCSIIVAVDIHDSRLELALELGATHVINSTTDDVAARLREITDNAGVNYVVDTTGLPSLLRQAADALGVRGTLALVGAAKPGTEVAFEIGASLVKGWTFKTVVQGSSVPQVFIPRLIQLWREGRFPFEKLIGDYKLEDINQGFEDSKSGKTIKPVIVF from the coding sequence ATGAAGGTAACGGCCGCTGTTGCGCGAGGGAACGCAGCACCATTTACGATTGAACAGCTTGAACTTGATGCGCTGAGGCCCAACGAAGTTCGGGTTCGACTCGTTGCAACTGGGATCTGCCATACGGATGTACTGGTCCGTGATGGTGTCTACCCGACACCGCTTCCTGCAGTTCTGGGGCATGAAGGGGCAGGTGTTGTCGAAGAAGTCGGTATCTCAGTAGTTTCGGTGGTGCCGGGGGATCACGTGGTGCTGGCCGCAGCATACTGTGGTTACTGCAAGAGCTGTCGCAGTGGGCACATGGCATATTGTGAAAACTTGATGGCAGCGGACTTTGCTGGACGGCGAGCAGACGGCGGAACGTCGCTTAGTAACGATGGGGAGGTCATCTCCTCCCACTTCTTTGGTCAGTCATCCTTTGCAACCTACGCAAACGTCGTTGAGGAATCAGTTGTCCGTGTTGCCAAAGATGTGCCGCTCGAGCACCTGGGCCCTTTGGGTTGTGGCATCAATACTGGAGCTGGCACGGTCCTCAATGAGCTCAAACCGGAAATAGGTTCCTCGCTGGTCGTGTTTGGTGCGGGCGCCGTCGGTTGCTCATCCATCATGGCGGCGAAAATTGCTGACTGTTCAATTATTGTTGCAGTCGATATCCACGATTCCCGCTTGGAACTCGCCCTTGAGCTGGGTGCAACCCACGTCATCAATTCCACAACGGACGACGTCGCTGCAAGGCTCCGTGAGATCACGGACAATGCTGGCGTCAATTACGTGGTGGATACCACCGGGTTACCCTCGCTCCTTCGTCAGGCAGCTGATGCTTTGGGCGTTCGAGGAACCCTCGCCCTTGTCGGCGCAGCCAAACCCGGCACCGAAGTTGCCTTCGAAATTGGCGCATCGCTTGTCAAAGGATGGACTTTCAAGACAGTGGTCCAGGGCAGCTCCGTACCGCAGGTCTTCATTCCTCGGCTGATCCAGCTCTGGCGAGAGGGACGATTCCCCTTCGAGAAGCTTATTGGCGACTACAAACTTGAGGACATTAACCAGGGGTTCGAAGACTCCAAGAGTGGCAAGACGATCAAGCCGGTCATAGTCTTCTGA
- a CDS encoding TetR/AcrR family transcriptional regulator, with protein MAWDTEATKAKLLDAAITEFSERGFSGARIQQISKNSGCNRERIYFYFVNKAQLFESALTRQLSTALDDLPVIGTGPEAIGDFAGRYFDFSTSHPGLSRLTFWEGLEWGYPIGAEERTLRASEKVAEIQLALPTMSRCEAEELLLTIVTLCHAWVSTPNVQLVVAGAPDDARRRASIVRTSELLAQCAVADV; from the coding sequence ATGGCATGGGATACGGAGGCGACCAAGGCTAAGCTCCTTGATGCAGCAATTACGGAGTTTTCCGAAAGAGGTTTTTCCGGGGCGCGCATTCAGCAGATCTCGAAAAATTCCGGCTGCAATCGCGAACGAATCTACTTCTACTTCGTCAACAAGGCCCAGCTCTTCGAGAGCGCCCTCACTCGCCAGCTGTCAACAGCACTAGATGACTTGCCAGTCATCGGCACCGGACCCGAGGCCATCGGAGACTTCGCTGGGCGCTACTTCGATTTCTCCACAAGCCATCCCGGCCTGTCTCGACTCACCTTTTGGGAAGGTCTTGAATGGGGCTACCCCATCGGCGCCGAAGAGCGAACCCTCCGCGCATCGGAAAAAGTGGCCGAAATTCAGCTGGCACTACCCACAATGTCACGGTGCGAGGCTGAAGAACTCCTCTTGACAATAGTCACCCTGTGCCACGCCTGGGTCTCAACACCAAACGTCCAACTTGTCGTCGCTGGGGCCCCGGACGACGCCCGTCGGCGTGCCTCAATCGTGCGGACCAGTGAGTTGCTGGCGCAATGTGCTGTGGCCGACGTCTAA
- a CDS encoding aldehyde dehydrogenase family protein, producing the protein MTASLTDTTTAASATFAGQSTQLQYIAGEWREGRSEKVLTVTDPFTNEQLTTIRQGTVQDLDDAYRAAEQTQKDWAAQTPAARQHVMLRAAAIIEERRGEIIDWLVKESGSTVIKANVEVSAAAAITLEAASFPGRVFGRIVESNTPGKENRIYRRPLGVVGVISPWNFPLHLSQRSVAPALALGNAVVIKPASDTPVTGGLILARIFEEAGLPAGVLSVVVGAGSEIGDDFVTHPVPGLISFTGSTPVGQNVGRLAVGGDFIKHVALELGGNSPLVVLDDADLDVAVPAAVLGKFLHQGQICMAVNRIIVQAPLYDDFVQRFVEAAGSIPVGDPSQPDTVVGPLINDSQLAGILKKIALAKSEGAKVALEGSIDGRVVSPFVFTDVTADMEIAREEIFGPLVGIIRAEDEAHALELANASNFGLSSAVFTKDTERGVRFGLGIKAGMTHINDMPVNDEAHVPFGGERNSGLGRFNGDWAIDEFTTDHWIGIKQ; encoded by the coding sequence ATGACCGCATCACTCACAGACACCACGACGGCGGCTTCCGCCACCTTCGCTGGGCAGAGCACGCAACTGCAGTACATTGCCGGCGAATGGCGCGAAGGGCGCTCAGAAAAAGTCCTGACCGTCACTGATCCGTTCACAAATGAGCAGCTCACCACTATTCGCCAGGGTACCGTCCAGGACCTCGACGATGCCTACCGCGCCGCCGAGCAAACCCAGAAGGACTGGGCAGCACAAACCCCGGCAGCCCGTCAGCACGTCATGCTCCGCGCCGCCGCCATCATCGAGGAACGACGCGGGGAGATCATTGACTGGCTCGTCAAGGAATCCGGCAGTACTGTCATCAAGGCCAACGTGGAGGTATCCGCCGCAGCAGCTATCACCTTGGAGGCAGCATCCTTCCCTGGCCGCGTCTTTGGCCGCATTGTCGAATCCAACACACCAGGCAAGGAAAACCGCATCTACCGCCGCCCGCTCGGCGTCGTGGGTGTTATTAGCCCGTGGAACTTCCCGCTGCACCTCTCCCAGCGCTCGGTGGCCCCGGCACTTGCCTTGGGCAACGCCGTCGTCATCAAGCCTGCAAGTGACACTCCCGTGACCGGCGGGCTGATCCTGGCCCGCATCTTCGAGGAGGCCGGGCTGCCTGCGGGCGTCTTGAGCGTGGTGGTGGGGGCCGGATCCGAGATTGGCGACGACTTCGTCACCCACCCCGTTCCGGGCCTGATTTCCTTCACAGGTTCGACGCCGGTGGGCCAGAACGTGGGAAGGCTCGCCGTCGGTGGAGACTTCATCAAGCACGTCGCTTTGGAACTGGGCGGCAACAGCCCCCTCGTTGTCCTTGATGATGCCGATCTGGACGTTGCCGTACCAGCGGCAGTGCTGGGAAAGTTCCTGCACCAGGGACAAATCTGCATGGCCGTGAACCGGATTATTGTCCAAGCCCCGCTGTATGACGATTTTGTGCAGCGCTTCGTTGAGGCCGCCGGATCGATCCCCGTGGGCGACCCGTCCCAGCCGGATACTGTGGTTGGCCCGTTGATCAACGACAGCCAGCTCGCTGGAATTCTCAAGAAGATCGCCCTGGCCAAGAGCGAAGGGGCCAAAGTGGCTTTGGAAGGCTCCATCGACGGTCGCGTTGTTTCGCCGTTCGTGTTCACCGACGTCACTGCAGATATGGAGATCGCCCGCGAAGAAATCTTCGGGCCGCTCGTCGGCATCATTCGTGCCGAAGACGAGGCGCACGCCTTGGAGCTCGCCAACGCCAGCAACTTCGGGCTCAGCAGCGCCGTATTCACCAAAGACACCGAACGTGGTGTGCGCTTCGGTCTGGGCATCAAGGCCGGGATGACGCACATTAACGATATGCCAGTCAACGACGAAGCCCATGTACCCTTCGGCGGGGAGCGCAACTCCGGCCTCGGCCGTTTCAATGGTGACTGGGCCATCGACGAGTTCACCACCGACCACTGGATCGGCATCAAACAATAA